The following coding sequences are from one Thamnophis elegans isolate rThaEle1 chromosome 5, rThaEle1.pri, whole genome shotgun sequence window:
- the LOC116509251 gene encoding gastricsin-like — translation MKWLILALVYVHLSEGFHRIILKKGKSIRENMREKGVLEEFLEKYHIDPGLKYQFNKFSATYEPMTNYLDSFYFGKITIGTPPQDFLVLLDTGSGVLWVPSTYCTTKACENHSVFNPRLSSTYYSNNEQTYILRYGFGSLSIMLGYDTVQIENIIVQNQQFGLSVEEPNYPFYYGDFDGILGLTNPTPNTVGSNTLLHQMMSQNQISEPIFSFYFSRQPTVQYGGELILGGTDPQMYTGEITWAPVTEQAYWQIGIEEFAIGNKATGWCSEGCQGIVDTGTFLLTIPQQYLTDFLQAVNAANDGSYIVDCNNVQNMPTITFFINGSQFPLPPSAYVSNNNGRCSLAIEPTYVPSSTGQPLWILGDVFLKEYYSIFDMGNNRVGLAASA, via the exons ATGAAGTGGTTGATCCTGGCATTAGTTTATGTCCACCTGTCAGAAGGTTTTCATAG AATCATTCTGAAGAAAGGAAAATCCATTCGTGAAAATATGAGAGAGAAGGGAGTGTTGGAAGAATTTTTGGAAAAATACCATATTGATCCTGGATTAAAATATCAGTTTAATAAATTCAGTGCTACGTATGAACCAATGACCAATTATTTGGAC tctttttattttggaaaaataacCATTGGGACTCCACCACAAGATTTTCTTGTTCTTTTGGATACTGGCTCTGGTGTTCTGTGGGTACCTTCTACATATTGTACAACAAAGGCCTGTG AAAACCACAGTGTGTTTAACCCAAGACTGTCATCTACTTATTACAGCAATAACGAACAAACTTACATCCTGAGATATGGATTTGGTAGCTTGAGTATAATGCTAGGTTATGATACTGTGCAG ATCGAGAATATTATAGTTCAAAACCAACAGTTTGGATTGAGTGTGGAGGAACCCAACTATCCCTTCTACTATGGCGACTTTGATGGGATTTTGGGTTTGACCAATCCTACTCCAAATACCGTGGGATCAAACACACTCTTGCATCAGATGATGAGTCAAAACCAGATTTCTGAACCCATTTTTAGCTTTTACTTCTCACG CCAACCAACTGTTCAGTATGGAGGAGAACTTATATTGGGAGGCACTGACCCCCAGATGTACACTGGGGAAATTACCTGGGCCCCTGTGACTGAACAGGCTTACTGGCAGATCGGTATAGAAGA ATTTGCTATTGGAAACAAGGCTACTGGCTGGTGCAGTGAAGGCTGCCAGGGCATTGTAGACACGGGAACATTTTTGCTAACTATCCCACAACAATATTTAACGGATTTCCTTCAGGCTGTAAATGCTGCTAATGATGGTTCA TATATCGTGGACTGCAACAATGTCCAGAATATGCCTACCATTACCTTTTTCATTAATGGTTCCCAGTTCCCACTTCCTCCTTCTGCTTATGTCTCCAAT AACAATGGCCGCTGTTCACTTGCAATTGAGCCAACATATGTGCCTTCCTCAACTGGGCAGCCTCTATGGATCCTGGGTGATGTCTTCCTTAAAGAGTATTATTCTATTTTTGACATGGGAAACAATAGGGTTGGTTTGGCAGCATCAGCCTAA